Proteins from a single region of Raphanus sativus cultivar WK10039 unplaced genomic scaffold, ASM80110v3 Scaffold0036, whole genome shotgun sequence:
- the LOC108845082 gene encoding uncharacterized protein LOC108845082 yields MGLCKYEYTEDNLKSVQSYVCKRFGHLCSVEPCDSPPSLWAVSCFRCGQLGHTGLSCGRYIEGSPEILSEFDRIKEAENKKKHGEKALATCAANHADLEKEKKKKKQRLDGERVSIVIEDSTPHESNRTMMKKKKRKNDGNLENHSTLHESNGKTKKNNVELEPSFTTHESNRKKKKTKKVKGEQPPIEEKPNLRSGWITEDLEENPFHRGKIRRLSSPTAASGQDHHTLPVSQPDSSFEYDRHLWGPPPSRLWHHDYPPTSPIAPLDHSHHRLPATPPGHYHRSPTLSSSGPYMDSLSTVPCGGHHRYSSFESNRLLLDPPFSSLRQSYYSPTSPTAPSGHDHHLLPLTPLGHSHRLLIFSSGEHHTNSLLTIPPHGENHRDSSFEYDGRHLDPPISRWQPYHQFTSPITPAGHNHHMLPSTYLDRNHMLSSTYEGHNQRAPTFNSCGPYPSPLSSTQYGGNHRNSPFESNGHLSGPLTSRWHPYYPPTSSHHHHHHQQQQNIYGRATSRYDPPHHYIEFSGS; encoded by the exons ATGGGTTTGTGCAAGTACGAATACACTGAGGATAATCTGAAGAGTGTACAATCTTATGTATGTAAGAGGTTTGGTCACCTGTGCTCTGTCGAGCCTTGTGATTCACCGCCCTCCTTGTGGGCTGTGTCTTGTTTCAGATGTGGTCAGCTGGGTCATACTGGACTGTCCTGTGGTAGATACATCGAGGGAAGCCCCGAAATACTGAGTGAATTTGATCGTATCAAAGAAGCTgagaataaaaagaaacatgGTGAAAAAGCTCTTGCTACTTGTGCAGCCAATCATGCTGATCtcgagaaggagaagaagaagaagaagcagaggttAGATGGAGAAAGGGTTTCAATTGTAATAGAGGATTCTACTCCTCATGAATCCAACAGGActatgatgaagaagaagaagagaaagaatgATGGAAACTTGGAAAATCATTCTACTCTTCATGAATCCAAcgggaagacgaagaagaataACGTTGAGCTGGAACCGAGTTTTACTACCCATGAATCCaacaggaagaagaagaagaccaagAAAGTTAAAGGTGAACAGCCCCCTATAGAAGAGAAACCAAATCTTAGGAGTGGTTGGATAACAGAGGATCTGGAAGAAAATCCTTTCCACAGAGGAAAGATCAGGAGGCTGAGTTCGCCCACTGCAGCATCGGGTCAAGATCACCATACTTTACCTGTTTCACAACCAG ATTCATCATTTGAGTATGATAGGCATCTCTGGGGTcctccaccttcaaggctgtggCATCATGACTATCCTCCTACCTCTCCCATTGCACCATTAGATCATAGCCACCATCGATTGCCCGCTACACCACCGGGTCATTACCATAGGTCACCAACATTAAGTTCTAGCGGGCCTTATATGGATTCTCTGTCCACAGTACCATGTGGTGGTCACCATAGATATTCATCATTTGAGTCTAACAGGCTTCTCTTGGATCCTCCATTTTCAAGTCTGAGGCAGAGTTACTATTCTCCTACCTCTCCCACTGCACCCTCAGGTCACGACCACCATCTGTTACCCCTTACACCTTTGGGCCATAGCCACAGGTTACTAATATTCAGTTCTGGTGAGCATCACACTAATTCTCTGTTGACCATACCACCACATGGTGAAAACCATAGAGATTCATCCTTCGAGTATGATGGGCGTCACTTGGATCCTCCAATTTCAAGGTGGCAGCCTTATCATCAATTTACCTCTCCCATTACACCAGCAGGTCATAATCACCATATGTTACCCAGTACATATCTGGATCGTAACCATATGTTATCCAGTACATATGAGGGCCATAACCAGAGAGCACCAACATTCAATTCCTGTGGGCCGTATCCGAGTCCTTTGTCAAGCACACAATATGGTGGGAACCATAGAAACTCACCATTCGAGTCTAATGGGCATCTCTCGGGTCCTTTAACTTCAAGGTGGCATCCTTATTATCCTCCTACATCttcacatcatcatcatcatcatcagcagcagcagAACATATATGGTCGTGCAACCTCAAGGTATGATCCGCCCCACCACTACATCGAATTTTCAGGCAGCTAA